One Actinospica robiniae DSM 44927 genomic region harbors:
- a CDS encoding HAD family hydrolase, translating into MIERYILFDVDGTLIDAVESQRRTWTAWARQYGLDPEKVLEIATRGRPAETFAAVAAQQDPDECLALLHRLEDAEEQRGYDAIDGAAELLESLPPEAWALVTSNYAHRVRGRFDRIGLPLPELIIDADAVTRGKPAPDPYLLAVRELGARPERCLVVEDSDSGVRSGRQAGLTVWQVNAAVPCADAHRHYPSLRTAGDDIRSFIAA; encoded by the coding sequence GTGATCGAGCGCTACATCCTCTTCGACGTCGACGGCACGTTGATCGATGCCGTCGAAAGCCAGCGGCGAACCTGGACCGCCTGGGCCCGGCAATACGGGCTCGACCCGGAGAAGGTGCTCGAGATCGCCACCCGCGGCCGCCCGGCCGAGACCTTCGCCGCGGTCGCCGCGCAGCAAGACCCTGATGAGTGCCTCGCGCTCCTGCATCGGCTCGAGGACGCGGAGGAACAGCGCGGATATGACGCCATCGACGGCGCCGCCGAGCTGCTGGAGTCCCTCCCGCCAGAAGCGTGGGCCCTGGTGACCTCGAACTACGCGCATCGGGTTCGCGGCCGGTTCGACCGCATCGGTCTGCCACTGCCCGAACTGATCATCGATGCGGACGCGGTGACGCGTGGCAAGCCCGCACCGGACCCATACCTCCTCGCCGTCCGCGAGCTCGGCGCCCGGCCGGAACGATGCCTCGTCGTGGAGGACTCGGACTCCGGCGTCCGTTCAGGGCGGCAAGCCGGCCTGACGGTGTGGCAGGTCAACGCCGCAGTCCCCTGCGCGGACGCACACCGGCACTACCCGAGTCTGCGGACCGCCGGCGACGACATCCGAAGCTTCATCGCGGCCTGA
- a CDS encoding HAD family hydrolase, with protein MGGLGCVLAFDMDGTLFDTEAVKLASFRDAFAPLCANEAELREVKAYNAAHRGIPRAEKFRHVLAAILKQPQSRQDEVAERYARLLEDGLGRCRPIAGVEEFVAAASAIRYVVSSAPEAEITKMLAGHGLDAAFHGIYGARSTKAQALAEIRARHHDVRVVYFGDAPADQDAALKAGVEFIAVNPNSALKAQVEEHFDDFTRLGSVGRL; from the coding sequence GTGGGCGGGCTCGGATGCGTGCTGGCGTTCGACATGGACGGGACGTTGTTCGACACCGAAGCTGTGAAGCTGGCTTCCTTCCGGGATGCTTTCGCACCATTGTGCGCGAACGAGGCCGAGCTGCGGGAAGTCAAGGCGTACAACGCGGCGCATCGAGGGATTCCTCGCGCAGAAAAGTTCCGGCACGTGCTCGCCGCCATCCTGAAACAGCCTCAGTCGCGGCAGGACGAAGTCGCCGAACGGTACGCGCGCCTGCTGGAGGACGGGTTGGGCCGGTGCCGGCCGATCGCGGGCGTGGAGGAGTTCGTCGCGGCCGCCTCCGCGATCCGCTACGTGGTCAGCAGCGCGCCTGAGGCGGAGATCACCAAGATGCTCGCCGGGCACGGGCTCGACGCGGCCTTCCACGGGATCTACGGCGCCCGGTCGACCAAGGCACAGGCGTTGGCCGAGATCCGCGCACGCCATCACGACGTCCGCGTCGTGTACTTCGGCGACGCACCGGCGGACCAGGACGCGGCTCTGAAAGCAGGCGTCGAGTTCATCGCGGTCAACCCGAACTCGGCGCTCAAGGCCCAGGTGGAAGAGCACTTCGACGACTTCACCCGGCTCGGTTCCGTTGGCCGGCTCTAG
- a CDS encoding DUF3040 domain-containing protein has product MGLSARDMRIFSAIERDLTRTDPRWTRRCARRTRRFDRLERSPLPGLVRRRLSLTAAFAAWIALVCADASRGPGAWLWAALGATVVAVALTVARTRARRRRRGGGLVA; this is encoded by the coding sequence ATGGGGCTTTCGGCTCGGGACATGCGGATCTTCAGCGCCATCGAGCGGGACCTGACGCGGACCGACCCGCGCTGGACGCGGCGCTGCGCGCGCCGGACCCGGCGCTTCGACCGCCTCGAGCGCAGCCCGCTGCCCGGCCTGGTCCGGCGGCGGCTCTCGCTGACCGCCGCGTTCGCCGCCTGGATCGCCCTGGTCTGCGCCGACGCCTCGCGTGGACCGGGCGCGTGGCTGTGGGCCGCGCTCGGCGCGACCGTCGTGGCCGTCGCCCTGACCGTCGCCAGAACCCGGGCCCGCCGACGCCGGCGCGGCGGCGGGCTCGTGGCCTGA
- the ligD gene encoding non-homologous end-joining DNA ligase, translating to MPSASTSAIKFSHLDKVLFPEDSITKGELIDYYRAVAERILPHLQDRPLAVARYPNGIEKPSFFQQAAPDHLPSWIKQVTVPKEGGEIAHILCQDEQTLAFLANQAAVTLHTWLSRADRPERPDQLLFDLDPPHDFEEARHAALALRELLTELGLTCVVKTTGGRGLHVSVPIERRYEADDLREFARDVCAILESREPDRYTGEVRKAKRGGRLFLDVSRNAYAQLAVAPYTVRATPNARVATPLEWDELEEGGLDPDRFTLRTMADRLAEADPWAVMPEPMTSLGSARTRVDSLLLV from the coding sequence ATGCCGAGCGCGAGCACCAGCGCGATCAAGTTCTCCCATCTGGACAAAGTGCTCTTCCCCGAGGACTCGATCACCAAGGGCGAGCTGATCGACTACTACCGGGCCGTGGCCGAGCGGATCCTGCCGCACCTGCAGGATCGGCCCCTCGCCGTCGCGCGCTACCCCAACGGGATCGAGAAGCCGTCCTTCTTCCAGCAGGCCGCGCCGGACCACCTGCCGTCCTGGATCAAGCAGGTCACCGTGCCCAAGGAGGGCGGGGAGATCGCGCACATCCTGTGCCAGGACGAGCAGACGCTCGCGTTCCTGGCCAACCAGGCGGCCGTCACGCTGCACACCTGGCTCTCCCGCGCCGACCGGCCGGAGCGGCCGGACCAGCTGCTGTTCGACCTCGATCCGCCGCACGACTTCGAGGAGGCCCGGCACGCCGCGCTGGCGCTGCGGGAGCTGCTCACCGAGCTCGGGCTCACCTGCGTGGTCAAGACCACCGGCGGGCGCGGGCTGCACGTGAGCGTGCCGATCGAACGCCGCTACGAGGCCGACGACCTGCGGGAATTCGCCCGGGACGTCTGCGCGATCCTGGAGAGCCGGGAGCCGGACCGCTACACCGGCGAGGTGCGCAAGGCCAAGCGCGGCGGACGGCTCTTCCTGGACGTCTCTCGCAACGCGTACGCGCAGCTCGCGGTCGCGCCGTACACGGTCCGCGCGACGCCGAACGCCCGAGTGGCCACCCCGTTGGAGTGGGACGAGCTCGAGGAAGGCGGGCTGGACCCGGACCGGTTCACCTTGCGCACGATGGCCGACCGGCTCGCCGAAGCCGACCCGTGGGCCGTCATGCCGGAGCCGATGACCTCGCTCGGTTCGGCGCGCACGAGGGTGGACAGCCTGCTGCTGGTGTGA
- a CDS encoding ABC transporter permease: MFKATWRNFFAHKGRLALTLLVVVLSVGFVAGTLLFTDTINRTFDQLFATTSADVTVSQPTPANQEEGAADPTVPAALVDRISSVPGVASARGDVTTEQLVVTDAHGDKLTSSSGAPTIGTNWNGDGKAVTLSSGRVPSGPGEVVLDSDTASQQHLAIGDQLKVITATGTYTDKIVGLAGFKTVNPGAAFVFFDTPTAQADLLGKSGVFTSIDVTAAHGTSDDKLKANVLSAIGGHYDAKTAAEETSSNLDSLGFVSVLRTALLGFAGIALLVGAFLIVNTFQMLVAQRTRELGLLRALGASRKQVNRSVRTEALLLGVIGSTLGIAAGYGLAAGLIVLMRSAGLNMPAGHLAFHAGTPIAGYAVGVIVTLIAAWGPARRAARISPMAALRDAGMPEDRRASRIRSAIGLVFAGGGAAALIAAAHSSGGTGGSLLGLGVLATLVGAVLVGPLLASGVIRVLSVALPRRPVARLAKRNALRNPRRTGATAAALMIGLSLVAGLSVVSSSLLASASAQLDGSVGADFVIQANGGLGVTSQAVNATRTTPGVAHVTENKDVTGTIGTGAASADFFASSDTLLQDFTVKTVSGDMAQVFSGDGIAIPQDLATAQHISLGETVPVTFTGGGAATRLPVVAITSENTVFNKNESYVSLGTLGKTVPASAQPMDIMLFAKADSGQADPAYKQLQHRLGAYPQLDVKNQADYKAELHSQVGQLLDLVYGLLGLAIVVAILGVINTLALSVVERTREIGLLRAIGLSRRSLRRMIRLESVLIALFGAVLGLGLGMGWGISAQRLLASAGLDQLSIPWPTIMAVFIGAGVVGLLAALLPALRASRMKVLQAIATD, from the coding sequence ATGTTCAAGGCGACGTGGCGCAACTTCTTCGCGCACAAGGGCCGCCTGGCCCTGACCCTGCTGGTGGTCGTGCTCTCGGTCGGCTTCGTGGCCGGGACGCTGCTGTTCACCGACACCATCAACCGCACCTTCGACCAGCTGTTCGCCACCACCTCGGCGGACGTGACGGTCAGTCAGCCCACGCCGGCGAATCAGGAGGAGGGCGCGGCGGACCCGACCGTGCCGGCCGCCCTGGTCGATCGGATCTCCTCGGTGCCGGGCGTGGCCTCGGCGCGCGGCGACGTCACCACCGAGCAGCTCGTGGTCACCGACGCGCACGGCGACAAGCTCACCTCGTCCAGCGGCGCGCCGACCATCGGCACGAACTGGAACGGCGACGGCAAGGCCGTCACGCTCTCCTCCGGCCGGGTCCCGAGCGGGCCGGGCGAGGTCGTGCTCGACAGCGACACCGCGTCTCAGCAGCACCTGGCCATCGGCGACCAGCTCAAGGTCATCACGGCCACGGGCACGTACACGGACAAGATCGTGGGTCTGGCCGGGTTCAAGACGGTCAACCCGGGTGCGGCATTCGTGTTCTTCGACACTCCGACCGCGCAGGCGGACCTGCTGGGCAAGTCGGGCGTCTTCACGAGCATCGACGTCACCGCGGCGCACGGCACGAGTGACGACAAGCTCAAGGCGAACGTGCTCTCGGCCATCGGCGGCCACTACGACGCGAAGACCGCCGCCGAGGAGACGTCCTCGAACCTCGACTCGCTCGGCTTCGTCTCGGTGCTGCGCACCGCGCTGCTCGGCTTCGCCGGAATCGCGCTGCTGGTCGGGGCCTTCCTGATCGTCAACACCTTCCAGATGCTGGTGGCCCAGCGCACCCGGGAGCTCGGTCTGCTGCGTGCCCTGGGGGCCAGCCGCAAGCAGGTCAACCGCTCGGTGCGCACCGAGGCCCTGCTGCTCGGGGTGATCGGCTCGACGCTCGGGATCGCCGCGGGCTACGGGCTCGCCGCGGGTCTCATCGTGCTGATGCGCAGCGCGGGGCTGAACATGCCCGCCGGCCACCTGGCGTTCCACGCCGGCACGCCGATCGCCGGCTACGCGGTAGGTGTCATCGTCACGCTGATCGCGGCCTGGGGGCCGGCCCGCCGTGCGGCCCGGATCTCTCCGATGGCGGCGCTGCGCGACGCCGGTATGCCGGAAGACCGGCGCGCCTCGCGGATCCGCAGCGCGATCGGCCTCGTCTTCGCGGGCGGCGGCGCGGCTGCGCTGATCGCGGCGGCACACTCGTCCGGCGGCACCGGCGGCTCCCTGCTGGGACTCGGCGTGCTGGCCACGCTCGTCGGCGCGGTGCTGGTCGGGCCGCTGCTGGCGTCCGGGGTGATCCGGGTGCTCAGCGTCGCGCTGCCGCGCCGGCCGGTCGCCCGGCTGGCCAAGCGCAACGCGCTGCGCAACCCGCGCCGCACCGGCGCCACGGCCGCAGCACTGATGATCGGCCTGTCGCTGGTCGCGGGCCTGTCGGTGGTCAGCTCCTCGCTGCTCGCCTCGGCCTCGGCCCAGCTCGACGGCTCGGTCGGCGCGGACTTCGTCATCCAGGCGAACGGCGGGCTCGGCGTGACCTCGCAGGCGGTCAACGCGACCCGGACGACGCCGGGCGTGGCGCACGTCACCGAGAACAAGGACGTCACCGGCACGATCGGCACCGGCGCGGCAAGCGCGGACTTCTTCGCCTCCAGCGACACTCTGCTGCAGGACTTCACGGTGAAGACCGTCTCGGGCGACATGGCGCAGGTCTTCAGCGGCGACGGCATCGCCATCCCGCAGGACCTCGCCACCGCGCAGCACATCAGCCTCGGCGAGACGGTCCCGGTGACCTTCACCGGCGGCGGCGCTGCGACTCGGCTGCCGGTGGTCGCGATCACCAGCGAGAACACGGTGTTCAACAAGAACGAGTCGTATGTCAGCCTTGGGACGCTCGGCAAGACCGTGCCGGCGAGCGCACAGCCGATGGACATCATGCTCTTCGCCAAGGCGGACTCCGGCCAGGCCGACCCCGCGTACAAGCAGCTGCAGCACCGGCTCGGCGCCTACCCGCAGCTGGACGTGAAGAACCAGGCCGACTACAAGGCCGAGCTGCACAGCCAGGTCGGCCAGCTGCTCGACCTGGTCTACGGACTGCTCGGCCTGGCGATCGTGGTGGCGATCCTCGGCGTCATCAACACCCTGGCGCTCTCCGTGGTCGAGCGCACCCGGGAGATCGGGCTGCTGCGCGCGATCGGGCTCAGCCGCCGCTCGCTGCGCCGGATGATCCGGCTGGAGTCGGTGCTGATCGCGCTGTTCGGCGCGGTGCTCGGGCTCGGGCTCGGCATGGGCTGGGGCATCAGCGCGCAGCGGCTGCTGGCCTCCGCCGGGCTCGACCAGCTCTCCATCCCGTGGCCGACGATCATGGCCGTGTTCATCGGGGCCGGCGTCGTCGGACTGCTCGCCGCGCTGCTCCCGGCCCTGCGCGCCTCGCGGATGAAGGTGCTGCAGGCGATCGCCACGGACTAG
- a CDS encoding ABC transporter ATP-binding protein translates to MSMSMPTQDTRTAVAARAERVVKAYGSGETQVTALDEVYVDIERSRFTAIMGPSGSGKSTLMHCLAGLDQVTSGKIFIGDAELSAMKDKALTRLRRDRVGFIFQSFNLLPTLNALENITLPMDIAGRRPEREWLDRVIETVGLSGRLKHRPTQLSGGQQQRVAVARALASRPEIIFGDEPTGNLDSRAGAEVLGFLRRSVDELGQTMVMVTHDPVAAGYADRVLFLADGRIVEEMQAPTAEAVLDRMRRFDGRRES, encoded by the coding sequence ATGTCCATGTCCATGCCCACGCAAGACACCCGGACCGCCGTCGCCGCGCGGGCCGAGCGGGTGGTGAAGGCCTACGGTTCGGGAGAGACCCAGGTCACCGCCCTCGACGAGGTGTACGTCGACATCGAGCGCTCCCGCTTCACCGCGATCATGGGCCCCTCGGGGTCGGGCAAGTCGACGCTGATGCACTGCCTGGCCGGGCTGGACCAGGTCACCTCGGGCAAGATCTTCATCGGCGACGCCGAGCTGAGCGCGATGAAGGACAAGGCGCTCACCCGGCTGCGGCGGGACCGGGTCGGCTTCATCTTCCAGTCCTTCAACCTGCTGCCCACGCTCAACGCGCTGGAGAACATCACCCTGCCGATGGACATCGCCGGGCGGCGCCCGGAGCGCGAGTGGCTGGACCGGGTGATCGAGACGGTGGGGCTCTCCGGCCGGCTCAAGCACCGGCCCACCCAGCTGTCCGGCGGCCAGCAGCAGCGGGTCGCGGTGGCCCGGGCGCTGGCGTCGCGCCCGGAGATCATCTTCGGCGACGAGCCGACCGGCAACCTCGACTCGCGGGCGGGGGCGGAGGTGCTCGGCTTCCTGCGGCGCTCGGTGGACGAACTAGGGCAGACGATGGTGATGGTCACCCACGACCCGGTCGCCGCCGGGTACGCCGACCGGGTGCTCTTCCTCGCGGACGGGCGCATCGTCGAGGAGATGCAGGCGCCGACGGCCGAGGCCGTACTGGACCGGATGCGCCGTTTCGACGGCCGGCGCGAGAGCTGA
- a CDS encoding glycoside hydrolase family 127 protein gives MALGQGARAVLRPLPVGGVRFEDSGFWASRVAVNAHTSLAAGYEQLHASGVLENLRLAAGTAQGAYHGKLPFLDTDVFKWLEAVAWHLQTAGDAAPELARQADEVIALVAAAQDPDGYLNSYVNVVRNGERWADLPSGHELYCAGHLIQAGVAHRRATGLHTLFDVARRFADLLVDEFGEDGRRVGYCGHPEVETALVELYRETDERKYLDLAGRFVDLRGSGLLGDRPFGRRYFQDLQTVRETRALHGHAVRALYLSAGVADLYLETGESDLIEVLRAQWDDLLRGKMYVTGGTGSRHRDEALGDAFELPADRAYTETCAAIAVMQWAWRMQLATGDATYADVFERVLYNGFLAGTALDGEHFFYVNPLQVRPDSTLGPQGRQRWFSCACCPPNVMRTMASLTHYFATFDADGLQIHQYASASIRADVPARMGVDIQTDYPFDATVRIEIPAECAGEWTISLRIPDWARAEAQLRLDGKPIDVEGQDYARLRRDWRGGEVIELELPMQPRLTVADPRVDDARGCVAIERGPLVYCAEQVDQDADLDRLTLRGAARDGERVDIGGIPVPTVTIPAAHAEAASTTAWPYRQAGEEPAPPTDAPPTTVTTIPYFAWANRDYGAMRVWLRV, from the coding sequence GTGGCGCTCGGGCAGGGCGCGCGGGCGGTGCTGCGGCCGCTGCCCGTTGGCGGCGTACGGTTCGAGGACTCAGGGTTCTGGGCCTCGCGGGTCGCGGTGAACGCGCACACGTCGCTGGCCGCGGGCTACGAGCAGCTGCACGCCTCCGGGGTGCTCGAGAACCTGCGGCTGGCCGCCGGAACGGCGCAGGGCGCTTACCACGGGAAGCTGCCGTTCCTGGACACCGACGTGTTCAAGTGGCTGGAGGCCGTCGCCTGGCATCTGCAGACCGCGGGCGACGCCGCTCCGGAGCTCGCCCGGCAGGCGGACGAGGTCATCGCGCTGGTCGCGGCGGCTCAGGACCCTGACGGCTACCTCAACAGCTACGTCAACGTGGTGCGCAACGGCGAGCGCTGGGCGGATCTGCCCTCCGGCCACGAGCTGTACTGCGCGGGCCACCTGATCCAGGCCGGCGTCGCGCATCGGCGGGCCACCGGGCTGCACACGCTCTTCGACGTCGCGCGCCGCTTCGCCGACCTGCTCGTCGACGAGTTCGGCGAGGACGGCCGCCGCGTCGGGTACTGCGGGCACCCCGAGGTGGAGACCGCGCTGGTCGAGCTCTACCGCGAGACCGACGAGCGCAAGTACCTCGACCTGGCCGGACGGTTCGTCGACCTGCGCGGCAGCGGGCTCCTCGGCGACCGGCCGTTCGGGCGCCGCTACTTCCAGGACCTCCAGACCGTCCGCGAGACCCGCGCCCTGCACGGCCACGCGGTGCGCGCGCTGTACCTGAGCGCCGGTGTGGCAGACCTCTACCTCGAGACCGGCGAGAGCGACCTCATCGAGGTGCTGCGCGCGCAATGGGACGATCTGTTGCGCGGCAAGATGTACGTGACCGGCGGAACCGGATCGCGCCACCGCGACGAAGCGCTCGGCGACGCCTTCGAACTGCCGGCGGACCGCGCGTACACCGAGACGTGCGCCGCCATCGCCGTGATGCAGTGGGCCTGGCGGATGCAGCTGGCGACCGGCGACGCCACCTACGCCGACGTCTTCGAACGCGTCCTGTACAACGGGTTCCTGGCCGGCACGGCCCTCGACGGCGAGCACTTCTTCTACGTCAACCCCCTGCAGGTGCGGCCGGACTCGACCCTCGGCCCGCAGGGCCGCCAGCGCTGGTTCAGCTGCGCCTGCTGCCCGCCGAACGTCATGCGCACGATGGCGAGCCTGACGCACTACTTCGCCACCTTCGACGCCGACGGCCTGCAGATTCACCAGTACGCGTCCGCATCGATCCGCGCCGACGTGCCCGCCCGCATGGGCGTCGACATCCAGACCGACTATCCCTTCGACGCCACCGTGCGCATCGAGATCCCGGCGGAGTGCGCGGGGGAGTGGACCATCAGCCTCCGTATCCCGGACTGGGCGCGCGCGGAAGCCCAGTTGCGCCTCGACGGGAAGCCGATCGACGTCGAGGGCCAGGACTACGCCCGCCTGCGGCGCGATTGGCGAGGCGGCGAGGTCATCGAACTCGAACTCCCGATGCAGCCGCGCCTGACCGTCGCCGACCCGCGCGTGGACGACGCGCGCGGCTGCGTCGCCATCGAGCGGGGCCCCCTCGTCTACTGCGCCGAACAGGTGGATCAGGACGCAGACCTGGACCGCCTCACCCTGCGCGGCGCCGCCCGCGACGGAGAACGCGTGGACATCGGCGGGATCCCCGTCCCCACCGTCACCATCCCCGCCGCCCACGCCGAGGCCGCGAGCACCACCGCGTGGCCTTACCGGCAAGCCGGCGAGGAGCCGGCGCCACCCACCGACGCCCCGCCGACGACGGTCACCACGATCCCGTACTTCGCTTGGGCCAACCGCGACTACGGCGCCATGCGCGTGTGGCTTCGAGTCTGA
- a CDS encoding LacI family DNA-binding transcriptional regulator, producing the protein MVDVPSRVTLAEVAAMAGVSVGTASKALNDRGSMREETRTRVRQAADRLGFQIDAVARSLQTGRSYTVGMITTDSIGRFSIPVMLGVEDTLGSGQMSVLLCDARDDRIREQYYLKTLLSRRVDGIIVTGRRTDPRPPLGQRPPVPVVYAFMPSNDPEDCSIVPDEADGAARAVRHLLDTGRERVALVAGPERHHSARARVDGAAEALAAEGRTPVLEPVYGEWSEAWGRQAARILLRRDPEVDAVFCASDQIARGLADGLREAGRRVPHDVAVVGFDNWDVMTDAARPQLTSVDMDLEGLGRDAANLLLAAIAGEPQPGVHLHPCRLAIRSST; encoded by the coding sequence ATGGTGGACGTTCCGAGCCGAGTCACACTGGCCGAGGTCGCGGCCATGGCCGGCGTCTCGGTGGGCACGGCCTCGAAAGCCCTGAACGACCGGGGCTCGATGCGCGAGGAGACCAGGACCCGGGTGCGCCAGGCCGCGGACCGGCTCGGCTTCCAGATCGACGCGGTCGCGCGCAGCCTGCAGACCGGCCGCAGCTACACCGTCGGCATGATCACCACCGACTCGATCGGCCGGTTCTCCATCCCGGTGATGCTCGGCGTGGAGGACACCCTCGGCTCCGGCCAGATGTCGGTGCTGCTGTGCGACGCCCGGGACGACCGGATCCGGGAGCAGTACTACCTCAAGACCCTGCTCAGCCGCCGGGTGGACGGGATCATCGTGACCGGCCGGCGCACCGACCCGCGCCCGCCGCTGGGCCAGCGCCCGCCCGTGCCGGTGGTCTACGCCTTCATGCCCTCCAACGATCCGGAGGACTGCTCCATCGTCCCGGACGAGGCCGACGGCGCGGCCCGGGCGGTGCGCCACCTGCTCGACACCGGCCGGGAACGGGTGGCCCTGGTGGCCGGCCCCGAGCGCCACCACTCCGCCCGCGCCCGCGTGGACGGCGCGGCCGAGGCACTGGCCGCGGAGGGCCGCACCCCGGTGCTCGAACCCGTCTACGGCGAGTGGAGCGAGGCGTGGGGCCGCCAGGCCGCGCGGATCCTGCTGCGCCGCGACCCGGAGGTGGACGCGGTCTTCTGCGCCAGCGACCAGATCGCCCGCGGCCTCGCCGACGGCCTGCGCGAAGCCGGACGACGCGTGCCGCACGACGTCGCCGTGGTCGGATTCGACAACTGGGACGTGATGACGGACGCCGCCCGGCCTCAGCTGACCAGCGTGGACATGGACCTCGAGGGCCTCGGCCGGGACGCGGCCAACCTCCTTCTCGCCGCGATCGCCGGCGAACCGCAGCCGGGCGTCCACCTGCACCCCTGCCGGCTCGCCATCCGCTCGAGCACCTAG
- a CDS encoding sugar ABC transporter substrate-binding protein, which translates to MKPSLSSSTRRIFGAGLVALSLAAATTACSHSSTAGSGSSAAAGGTFTIWDPYPQFDNNSAWVKLLDQCGSDAGVTVKRTAFDTTALTSKELLAAQQGVSPDVLIVDNPVISTLASAGVLATTTQTNVDTSSDQPNLLGAGQINGQTYGVPIGANTLALYYNKNIIKAAGVDVSTIKDWSSLTAALAKVKAIGKVGITFSAIGTEEGSFQFEPWFWGAGANLTNLDSSQAQAALSLWTSWIKSGYSPNSVLNDTQPDNWTEFAAGDTAFSENGTWELANAQKGSFPFGIIDIPAQNGGAAPTPTGGEFVTIPVQSSTSRYATSEKIVNCLTKADNAYTTDTTLSYIGATTAVQTKQGQTTPALAPWITAVQTAKGRTSDNLGTKYPKISQALWTAIQSALTGSATPAAALTTAQSSAQSAG; encoded by the coding sequence ATGAAGCCCTCACTCTCCTCCTCCACCCGCCGCATATTCGGCGCCGGCCTGGTGGCACTGTCGCTGGCCGCTGCGACGACCGCGTGCTCGCACTCCAGCACGGCCGGTTCGGGCAGCTCAGCCGCCGCCGGCGGCACCTTCACCATCTGGGACCCATACCCCCAGTTCGACAACAACTCCGCCTGGGTGAAGCTGCTGGACCAGTGCGGCAGCGACGCCGGCGTCACCGTCAAGCGCACGGCCTTCGACACCACCGCGCTGACCAGCAAGGAGCTGCTGGCCGCGCAGCAGGGCGTCTCGCCCGACGTGCTGATCGTGGACAACCCGGTCATCTCCACCCTCGCCTCCGCCGGCGTGCTCGCCACGACCACGCAGACGAACGTGGACACCAGCAGCGACCAGCCGAACCTGCTCGGCGCCGGCCAGATCAACGGGCAGACCTACGGCGTGCCGATCGGGGCCAACACGCTCGCGCTGTACTACAACAAGAACATCATCAAGGCCGCCGGCGTGGACGTCAGCACCATCAAGGACTGGTCGTCGCTGACCGCCGCGCTGGCCAAGGTGAAGGCGATCGGCAAGGTCGGCATCACCTTCTCCGCCATCGGCACCGAAGAGGGCAGCTTCCAGTTCGAGCCCTGGTTCTGGGGCGCCGGGGCCAACCTGACGAACCTCGACTCGAGCCAGGCCCAGGCCGCGCTGAGCCTGTGGACGAGCTGGATCAAGTCCGGCTACTCGCCCAACTCCGTGCTCAACGACACCCAGCCGGACAACTGGACGGAGTTCGCCGCCGGCGACACCGCCTTCAGCGAGAACGGCACCTGGGAGCTCGCCAACGCGCAGAAGGGCAGCTTCCCCTTCGGCATCATCGACATCCCGGCCCAGAACGGCGGCGCCGCCCCCACCCCGACCGGTGGCGAGTTCGTCACCATCCCGGTGCAGAGCAGCACGAGCCGGTACGCCACGAGCGAGAAGATCGTGAACTGCCTGACAAAGGCGGACAACGCCTACACCACCGACACGACGCTGTCCTACATCGGCGCCACGACGGCGGTGCAGACGAAGCAGGGCCAGACGACCCCGGCGCTCGCGCCGTGGATCACCGCGGTGCAGACGGCCAAGGGCCGCACCAGTGACAACCTCGGCACCAAGTACCCGAAGATCTCCCAGGCCCTGTGGACCGCGATCCAGTCGGCCCTGACCGGCTCTGCCACCCCGGCCGCGGCCCTGACCACCGCGCAGTCCTCCGCCCAGTCCGCCGGCTAG